A window of Flammeovirga kamogawensis genomic DNA:
TCAAATACAAAATAAGCAAGTGCCCAAGAACCTAACCACCCTAAAAGTAAACCGGTAAGGGTTGATAGTGTACCAATAGAAAAATATTCTATGAAGGTGATTCTTACTAGATGTTTTCTTTTAGCACCTAATGCTCTTAAAACTCCAGCTTCTTTTTTACGCTGAAATTTACCTATAGACATTGAGCTCCATAAAACTAAGAAGCCTGTAAAAATACATATTCCACCAAGCCATTTAAAAACAAAAGATACTTGGTCTAGAATATCATTTAGAGATTCAAAGATTAGACCTAAATCAATGCTTGATACATTCGGATATTTAGCCACAACTTTACTCTGTATACTTGCTATGTTATCTTTACCTCTTACTTTAATAGCCAGTACATGAAAACTTGGTGCAGCCTCTAAAACACCTGCAGGAAATAGAACAACAAAATTAGCCTCCATTCTTGCAAAATCTACAGCTCTTACATGAGTAATTTTTGTTGTTAAATTAAAACCCTGAACATTAAAAATTACTGTATCACCAAAAGCTAACCCTGATGATTTAAGATAATTATCTGAAACTGATATTGGTATCATTTCATTTATAGATGAATTTCCTTGCCATTCACCCTCAATAGTTTTTTCATTCTCCTTTAAAGAAGATCTATAAGTCACTCTATATTCCCTATCAAATACATATCTTTTTAATTGTATTGTAGAGTCTAGCATTGCTTGTTTTTTAGTCTTCCCATTTACAGTTTTTAAAGACATCGTTACGATAGGAGCATTTTGTTCTATCTGTATATTTTCTTTTTCTAATAAATTCTTTAAAGATGAAACTTGTGATTTTTGCACATCATATAATACCAAATTTGCATCACCCTCTCCTCCAACATCGGTTACTTTTTCAATTAGAATTGATCTGATAGATACCAAACAAATAATAAGAAAAACTCCCAATCCAATAGTAACTCCTAAAAGTAAAGTTTGATTATTAGGTCTAAATAACTGAGATACACCATACTTTAAACTAAAGCTATACCCAGATAAATCTATCGTTTTAACTACTTTTATTAATAACAAAGCAAGTAGAGTCAAGACAATTATTACACAAAAGATTGATAGAAAGAAAAATAACGATTTTTTAAAATCTCCTAAGAGCCAATAAGAAAATAAAATAACAAAAAGGCTAACTGAAATAATTAAAAGTGCTTTAATTAATTTATTTGACTTAATATCTAAAGATGAGATTGACCTTAGTACATATATTGGAGATACACCCAAAACTTGTAGTAAGGGATACCATCCAAATAAAACTGAAACAAATAGACTTAGGAAAATTCCAAAAACAATTGCCGTTACAGAAAAATTATTACTTATAGAAACCATCAACAAGTCGGAAAATAAAAGAGGAAAGACCAGTTGTGCAAAAGCTCCTATAAATGCTCCAATTACTCCACCAACCAAACCTAGAAATAACACTTGTAAAAAATAAATTAAAAATGTCTCATTAGTTGTTGCTCCTAAACACCTATAAATTGCTACAGATTTTAGTTTCCCTTTTATATAAATAAAAATCCCACTACTTACACCAATACACCCTAACAGAAGAGAGATAAAAGTGATTAATTTTAAGAAAGCATCAATATCATTAAAAAAGCGACCTATTCTTGCTGTGTTATTTTCAATTGTTGCTACCCTTATCCCTTTTTCATCAATTATTTCTTGATTTTTATCTACTAAATTCTGAACATTAAGTGTGTCATTAAAAGCGTAAAAATATCTATAATTCACTCTACTCCCTTTTTGTATAAGTTTTGTGTCTTCTAAATATTTGAACGGAAAATAAACTATAGGTACAGTAGCAGCCATTACAGCACTCTGCCCAATTCCTTTTTTAATTGTTCCTGCTATCTCAAAATTAGCAGCTCCAAATCTCAAGCTATCTCCAATTGCTGCTTCTAACTGATAGAGCACCACACTATCTACAAATACTACTTTTTCTTGATTTTTCCATTTAGACCAAGAAGGTTTAGGATACACCTCTAACTGCCCATAATAAGGAAAACCCAATTCAAGAGCTCGTAAGTCTACTAATCTACTTTTTTCTGTAGATTTTGAAAAAGCCATTGATGCAAAATTAAATTGTTTTACTAACTTAGATTGCTGATGTGAAAAAAGATTAAGAACACTATCTTGAAGTTCATGCGATGACCGTAACTCTAAATCAGCTCCCAAAAGTTCTTTAGCCTGTTTATTTAGATCTTGATTTACATTTTCAGAAAATGTAGTCATAGCTACTAAACTAGCTACACCTACTACGATCGAAAGTATAAAGGGGATAATTTTGCTGATACTTTTTTTTAAGTCTCTAACAGAATGCTTTAAAATAAATTGAAATCTCACAGTTTTTATATAATGAATATCAATAATTGAATTACTTAAACCTTAAAACCCGTTTAACATCAAACAATTATTGATCTTTTGACAAAATAAAATTTATAAAATAAATATATGGCTTTTCTAGGTTATACAAATGATGATTTACCTAAATGGGTAAAAAAAACAGAGCAATTCCCTGTAATTCTCTATATCCTGAAATGGGTTTTAATCGGAACTCTTGTTGGTGGATTAACAGGTATTGGTTCAGCCTTATTCTTGAAAGGTTTAAGTTGGGCAACTGATTGGCGACAAATGCACTTATGGATTATCTATCTTTTACCTATTGGAGGTTTTTTAATTGGTGCTAGTTACTATTATTTTGGTCAAGATGTAGTTAAGGGAAATAATCAATTACTAGAAGAGATTACAAGGCCTAAGAAAATTATACCTCTAAAAATGGCTCCACTTGTTACTATCGCTACTATTGCAACCCACTTATTTGGTGGTTCAGCTGGTCGAGAGGGTACAGCAGTGCAAATGGGTGGTTCTATTGCAGATCAGTTTACTAAAATCTTTAAATTAGATAAATACGATAGAAAAATATTAATTATCTCTGGTATCGCAGCTGGTTTTTCATCTGTTTTTGGAACTCCTCTTGCTGGTGCAATCTTCGGACTAGAAGTATATGTTATTGGTAGAATGAGATATGAAGCCATATTCCCTAGTTTCTTTACAGCTATAGTTGCAAATTACGCTACACATAATCTAGGGCACGTAATTGGTATTCATCATACAGTATATGAAATTCCTATTATACCCGACATGACGCTTACTAATTTAGCATTATGTGTTATTGCAGGTGTAGCTTTTGGATTAACTGGAATGCTATTTTCTAAGGCAAATCACTTTTGGGGAAATTTATTTAAATCTAATATTAAATATGCACCTTTCAGACCAATGATTGGAGGTGTTGTTTTAGCTTTAGGCATAATGGCTATTAACTATAATCATGGTTTAGATTACGCATCTTATGACATGAAATACTTTGGATTAGGTGTACCTACTATTGTTGAGTCTTTTGGTACGCAGATGAATTGGTATGATTTCTTAGTTAAGACACTAACTACTTCATTTACATTAGGTGCAGGATTTAAAGGTGGTGAAGTTACCCCATTATTTTATATTGGATCTACACTTGGTAGTTACCTTTCCACACACATTTCGTTACCTGTTGCCTTGTTAGCAGGTATGGGTTTTGTTGGTGTTTTTAGTGGTGCTACAAATACACCAATGGCTTGTACAATGATGGGTATAGAATTGTTTGGAGCTCCTGCAGCTGTATTTATTGCGGTTTCTTGTATTACTGCTTATATGTTTTCTGGACATACAAGTATATACTCTTCTCAAATTGTTGGTAGTCCAAAACACATTAATAATGATAGCGAAAAAGGAAACACTCTTTCAGAAATTGATGTTATCCGAGCTGCTGAAAAGGAACACATTAAAAATAGAGAAGAATCTGATGAAGAATAATTATTCTTTATAAAAGAAACGAGGCTATCTTTTTTATTAAAGGTAGCCTCGTTGTTTTTAAAAGCGTTTTGTATAAATATGGCAATACGGTTTCCCTGCCGTTTTTTCATAATAATCTTGATGATAATCCTCTGCTTCCCAAAAAGTTAATTCAGATGCATCTGTTAAAGTTGTAGCAACAGCCAATCCTTGTGCTTTAAGTTGTGCAATAAGTATCTGTGCTTTTTCTTTCTGATCATCATCAAAATAAAATATTTCAGATCTATATTGAGTTCCAATATCAGGGCCTTGCTTATTTATTTGAGTTGGATCGTGCGTTTCAAAAAATAATTTTGCTAAGTAATCGTAGCCAATTCTATCAGAATCATATACAATTTTAACAGCTTCTGCATGCCCTGTTTCACCAGAACATATTTCTTCATAAGTAGGGTTATCTTTTGTTCCCCCTATATAACCAACTGTACTAGACATTACCCCTTTTGTTCTTAAAAAGTAATATTGAGTACCCCAAAAACATCCAGATGCAAAAATAGCCACCTTCGGACTAACAGCTTTAATACCTTTAAAATCAAGAGAAATAGAATTTACACAATGTCTAACATTTTTTTGTGTTAGATTTTCATTTTCAAATACATGTCCTAAGTGTGCATCACAAGAACTACAAAGAATTTCAGTTCTTTGTCCATCAAGATCTGTCACTCTTTTAATCGCTCCATCAACTTCATCATCAAAGCTTGGCCATCCACATCCTGATTCAAACTTATCCTCAGATTTGTATAATGGTGAAGAGCACTTTTTACATACATAAGTACCAGGCTCATCGTGTCTGTTGTATTTTCCAGTAAAAGGACGCTCAGTTCCTTTATTGATAATTACCCACTCTTCAAATGGAGTTAATTTTTTCATAGCGATTGTTAATCATTTACTAGGTTGTGTAATAATCCGAATGTTCTATTTACATCTTTCTTAGCTAAAATCAATGTAAATTCATTGGTTGTTGAAATTACTTCAACAATATTTATACCTTCCCAGGCAATCTTTTTCAATAAATAGTAATAGATACCCGGTACAGATGTATTGTCTTGTGGTAAACGCATAGTTAATGAGGCAAGATTTTCTTTTTTACTGATGATATCTTCACCTGCAAAAATTGAAATTAACTGATCCATCATTTTTTTACTCGTTACCAAATTAGTTTCATATACTCCTTTTGATGAAGCTTGAAAAACATCTTTCTCACCTTGAATAACTTTTAAAAGCTCTTGTTGTTTTCCTAATAATGTAGGAGAGTTTTTAAAAGTATAATCTACTAAATCTGAACGTACTATAATTTCCCCCATTTTCTTGAGGTAATTTAAAACTTCATGTTCAATATCTAGCTTAGAAAGTTTAGGACGTAAACGTTGGATAGCCATTACAACCCCTCCTATTTGAACGTCTTTCATCAACTTATCTTCTACCTCTGGCATTATCTGTCTTGCCAAACCTGTATAATTAACTATTCCATCTACAATAGCCTCTTCCAGGAAAGGAGATTTACGTACAATTTCTTCTACAGCTTCTGCAATTGTGATCATATATTTACGTTTATTATTAATTCAAGTTATAAATATAACAACTTGTTACGAAAAGGTTTTCTTTTTATTGTAAATTTGTGATAGAAATCGTTCTACTTATTTTTGTATTATTAGAAATAAGTAGAAAAACACAAACATATAAAGATATATAGAAATGGAAGCGTTTATTGGACAAGGCATAGCACTAGTTACACCATTCACTACAGAAGGTACAATAGATTTCCCTGCATTAAAGAGGTTACTACAACATACTAAGGATGTTGATTATTGGGTTGTAAATGGTACGACTGCAGAAAGTGCAACGCTGACAAAAAACGAAAAGCTTCAAGTTTTAAAGTTTGTTCAAGAAAATAATCCTACTAAAAGACCTATCATGTTTGGTGTAGGTAGCAATAACACTGCTGAAGTCATTGAGCAATTAACTACATGGGACTTAACTGGAGTTGATGCTATATTATCTGTTTGTCCATACTACGTTAAGCCTTCACAAAAAGGTATTATTGCACATTATAGTGCAATTGCTGATGCTTCTCCTCTACCAATTCTTTTGTACAATGTACCTAGTAGAACTGCTGTAAATATGTCAGTAGATACTATTGTTACATTATCAGAGCATAAAAATATTTTTGGTGTAAAAGATGCAGGTGGAGATTTAACACAAGCAATGCGTGTGATTAGTCATACTCCTGATGAATTTTTATACATCTCTGGTGATGATGCACTAACAGTTCCAATTATTTCTATTGGTGGTAATGGTGTAATTTCTGTACTTGGAAATGCTGTTCCTCAAGAATTTGGTAGTACTGTAACAAATGCTCTTAACGGAGACATTAAAGCTGCTACAATGCAAATGTCAGAATTATTAGACTTTACTGATGCATTGTTCGAAGAAGGTAATCCCGTAGGTGTTAAAGCTGCTTTAGAAATTGCTGGTATTTGTGGTAAAGGTGTTCGTTTACCTTTAGTAGAAGGTTCTGAACTTCTTTGTTCTAAATTATCAAGTATGTACGAGAAAATTAAAATTTCAAGTAGAAAATCAGTTTTTGTGTCAAACTTTGATGCAAGACATGCAATATAAATTGAGAAGTCTCTCCATAAAAAAAAGCATCTTAGAAATTATCTAAGATGCTTTTTTTATGGATTCTATATTTTACTATGATCTAATATATACTCTCAAATCCTGACCAGGCTGAAGAATATCTGATGATAAATCATTTAGTTTTCTAATATCTGCTGGTTGTATATCATATTTATTAGATATAGTACCAATACTTTCTCCTGGTAATACCTTATGATTAAAAAATAAAGCTGGAATTCCAATTTTTACAATTTCTGTATTTTTTAAAATCCTATCCATATTTAGTGCTTTACCTTTTTCATCTAAAACATTTTTCTCTGGCACATGGTAATGGTTGGCAATACTTATCACTGTTTCACCAGAAACACATGAATGTTTTGTCCAGAACAAATCTTTTTTATTATCATTCAAGGCAGAAATTTGCCCCATAATGTAACCGTTTAATTGTTCGAGCCTAGCAGTTTGTTTAGGCGTGAGGGTCATTGTTCTTTGAGATTGCTCAATTAATGTAATGCCTTCTTTCAAACGTTTAATAGCTTCAGTATAATTCTTAAGCTGTCCCATTTGAGCTAATATAGCTGATTCCACTTTTTTAAATGCAGCTTCATTTTCTACATCTTGTGGAGTTACTATTTCAGTATCTGTAGGTGAAGAAACAACTTCCTCAGGTTTCTCATGCTCATCTGATGTGAATAAAGAAAAGATGGAAGAGAAAAATAAACCAAGTATAAAAAATAAAGATGCTATTATAGAATACCTCAATTGATTCTTCTTTGATAAACCTCTTTTCTTATTTCCTACAGGACCAGATTTTCTTTTTAAGCGTGTTGCTTTTACAACTTCTTCATTTTTTTCTACAACAACTTGCTGATTACTCTCTAGTTCAGCATCTATCATTTCAACCCGTTTGGTTGCATTTGTTATACCTACTTCTGCAGCACGTGCAAAAAACTGTCTAGCTTGTTCTTTATTCTGAAATGTTCCCATTCCCTTTTCACACATGTCTCCTAATAAATAGAGCATATCTCCATCTAAAAGTAAATCGTCGGCATAATCGTAAGCTATTGCTTTAAAAGTTTCATCATAAAGTCCTTGACTATATAAACTCTTAATATCTAAAAGCTTTTGAGTTCTATCTAATTCCGGTAAACGAAGCACATATAACAACTCTTTTTCAAGTTGTTTCAATTTATCTTCATCTACTTCTACCATTATTTCTTTCACCTTATTCTGAACATCATCAGAATAGTTTTCTAACATTCTAATAGTATACTGAGACGAGCCGTAAACATAAGAATCTGCATTATCTGAAGTTCCTTCAAAAGAGAAAGTCGTTCCAACTTCAAAAGAGTCAACGGGCTCCTTTTCGATTATTCTAGGCGATAAATCAGAAATAATGATAACTTCATCTTCATCAAGTTTACCAAAAAATATTTTACATCTATCCCCTATTACTATTGGAGTTTCTCTATTAAAATGATAGCGTTCTTGAAGTTCCTGTATTGTCATAATAAATACTTAATAACTTATGCTTAAAAGCAGTTTATATGAGTTATATAAATCTAATCTACTTAAATTTTTATTTATTTAGTAATTCTAAAGTACGAATTTAATAAATCAATTTTTTTTTAAGAAAGATGCTTAAACAAACTACTGCCAATAAATGTTTAGATTATATATTAAACAATTGATACACATGATAAAGAATATTTAAACTATTAAATGATTGATTATTCATTAATATGTTATCATATTTGACTAAAAGTAATAAAACATCATTATAAGTATATTATACAATGAGCGCACAATTCTATTCGTATACTGCTAATACTTCTGCAGGTAACGAAGTATCAATGGATGATTTTGAGGGCAAAGTAATTTTAGTAGTTAATACTGCAACGCAATGTGGGTTAACTCCTCAATTTAAAGGGCTAGAAGAATTATACATAAAATATAAAGATAAAGGGTTTGTAATATTAGGATTCCCATGTAATCAATTTGCCAACCAAGAACCTTTGAGTAATGAAGAAATGGCATCTACTTGTGAGTTAAATTTTGGTGTAACTTTCCCTTTATTCCAAAAGGTAGATGTAAATGGTAGTAATGCACACCCTATATTTAAATATCTAAAAGATGCCTTACCAGGAACATTATTTAATGGCATTAAATGGAATTTTACTAAGTTTTTAATTGGTAAAGATGGTAAGCCTTTAGAAAGGTTTGCACCAACAACAACTCCAGATAAAATAGAAAAGGATATTATTAAAGCACTCGCTTAATTCCTTTTTAACAAAATGGTTCTTGTAGAAAGAAACAAAGTACTATTATCGGTAAATCTTATTTTTTTGTAAATGAGTCGTAATAATACCATGTTCTCTGCAAGAATCATTTTTTTTTGATGAATATACCATAAATTGAAAAAAATTTTAATTGGATATATTTAAACGTCAAAAATGAACAAATCATCAATTTTTACAGTCTTGCTAATGGCTTTAGTGATGTCAGTTTCTTTCACTGGTTGTAAAAGCCAAAAGAAATTAGCAGCTGAACAAGCTCAACAAGAATTACTAGCAAAAACTCAAAAAGCACAAGCAGACCTACAAGCTATGGTAGGAAAAGAATACACTTCACTTGAGGAGTTATCTGCTGATGAGGCAAGATTAAATGAGATTAAATCTTACAATTTATCAGATGCTGAAGTGCAAGATTTAGTTGCAAAAGTTGATGCAAACCTTGCTACTCAACGTGAAGCTTTAGAAGCTAAATTAGCTGAAGAGCAAAAAGCAAAAGAAGCTGCAGAGAAAGAAAAAGTTCAAGAAGCTCAAAAAAGAGACATCTATTATCTATTAGATAATATCACAGGTTCAGGATCTTCTCAAGAAGCAAACTTAATGATTACAGAAGCACTAGCTTTATTTGCATCTCCAGATGTTCCTGTTTTAATTGAAGTGTATAATGACGGTGATATTGTTGATTACGACAAGCCTACAACTGCTCAGAAATACCTTGATTATTTAAAGGATGTAAAACGTAATCCTGATCAAATAAAAGAATTTAAAAAAGATAGTAACGGTAAGATTACTGAACTTATTCTTAAGAAAAGATAATTAATGAAATCCTCTAAACTCTTCGTTCTTTTAACTTTCTTCATATACTTTAGTAGTCAAGTAATAGCCTATGCTCAGACAGAAAAAGAAGATTTGGCCATACAACTTAATAGCCTTATTAAATCTTTGTCTGATAGGAAAACGCCTCCAGTAGAGGTAGGCAGGTTAATTGATTATGCTTCTACTTTCTTTACCAACTCTGCTAAAATTGAGGTTGATTATATTAACCCTAATATAGAAGGTAATGAATACAAGCCTCGAAAATACTTTTTTAGAATAAGTAAGATGGGTGAAAATATGATAATTATAGACCCTGAAAATATTTGGGGGGTAGATAAAAAAGGACGAATTACAGGATTAACAGTAACTGAAAATTATTGATATAATGAAAACAGCAAAATATTTAAGTGTTTTATTTTTGTGTTTGATTGGTCTTCAGGTATTTGCACAAGATGCTACTAAAGAAGAACCTCCAATGCCCCCTGCAAGAAAAGCAGCAATTGATTCTTTAGCCTTAGAAAAAGTACACGATTTAAGTAAATACATCAGTAAAATTGGTGATAAAGAAACTTCTTTTTCAGAAGCTAATAGGGTAATTGAAAGAGCTTTAGAACTTTTTGTTGAAGATGCTCAAATGGGTGTTTCAACTTTAGGAAAAAAACAAATTAAATACTTCGGTATCCGTAAATATTTAGAAAGACTAAATAAATTAAACTATAAATCTGTTAATATAGATTGGTTTGATATTCAGTACATTTCTGATTTAGAAAAACAACCTGATGGTAGATATGTTGGTGTAATCACTATTTATCAAAAATTTACAGGTGTTACTGAAGATGGTTTAGTATATAAAGACGTTACTAAAAAAGACATCACTATTTATGTTGAGCGTAAGACAACACAAATTGGTGGTAGAGAAATTGGTTTCTGGGATGTCCTTTTAGGCGATATCAGAGTTTCTGAAACGAAAAAAGGTTAATTTATATAACTCATAAAAGCTTGATTGGTATGATATTATCTCTTTAGGTAAACATATCAATCAAGCTTTATTTATTATTTGATGAAGAAAATAGTATTTACGCTGTTAATTTTTTGTTGTGGAATCTCACTTTCACAAGCACAACAAACAATAGGCAATTATAAAGGAGATGAATCTAAACTGTATGCTGAAACCAAACAGTTTACCCAATTTATCAAACGTTTTAACAACGAAGAAGACCGCAATGGTCAACCCTATTCTACAGGCTCTTATAAATACCGTGAAAATAATTACCGTAAAAAATATTTAGAAATTCTTTTTGATGGCGAGAACACTAGTATCTCTAAGCAAATGAAAAAGAATTTCATTGATGAAATCACAAACAAAAAATCTCCTAAATATATTGAAAAACACCAAGGAGGTTACTTTGCTGAAGTTTCTACTAGATTTCTATATAAAGGTAAAAACACAGATGTTACCTTATATATGCAATTAGAACAAGATAGCTTAGGATATAAATGGTCTATTTCTGATGTCTATTCAAAACAGTTACAAGGCTTATTTGAAAATAACGATCCAAAAAAGAATTTCCTGCACCCTATGAGTCATGAAATTGACTTTATGAATTTACATAGAGCTTTTGGTGATAAAGATGAAATTGAAGACTACGCCTACAAAGGGCATGAAATTGACTATATAAGTATCCTTTTCTATTTATTAAAAACTGGTGACTTAAAATTTGTAACAGTTACAAATGTTCGATTCCATATTTTCCAAATTGAAAATTGGTACTTCACTGTAGAAAAATTTGAACGAGATTCATACAATTCTGGATGGCTTATTTCTTCACTGATGCCTTTAAAGCCAACAGATATTGAAACCATGCGAAGATACGTGCTACACAAAAAATAGTCGTTATCTTTGTCTACTATAAAATTGATTCAAACTAGATTAAATATATCAAGATGCGCAATTTGTATCTATATACACTTATTTCATTTCTTTATTTAGGGCTAACAACTTCTGTTACTGCTCAAAACGAAGAAAATGAATTACCGGCAGAAAAGCTTCAGGAATACAAACAAGACTCAAAAGATTTAGTCATGTATTTTGAAGGTATGTTGAATGATATTGCTGGAGACGATTATACCAATCAAGAAAAAGGTATAATGATTAATGAGACTTACTTAAAAGTATTTCAATCTGATAAAACACAAATTGAAGACGATTTAGATCCAAACCGTCAGGTAGTTTCAAATAAAGATATTCAAGCTTACCTAAAAGATGTAGATTTCTTTTTTAAGCAAGCCACATTTGAGTTCATCATCGAAAATATTGCTCATAATGTTACTAACGATGGTAATTTGTATTTTACAGTAACAATGACAAGAAAATTAAATGGTATTACTGTAATGGGTGATACAATTGAAAATTCTATGGAACGTTATGTTGAAATTAACCTCGACCAAGAATTACAAGAATTAAAAATTGCATCTATTTACACAACAAAATTAAGTCAGAAAGAAGATATGGCTCTGTGGTGGAATAAGTTAGATGACACTTGGAGAAATATTGCAAGCAATAACATTACATTAAAAAATGATATACCTATGAATGAGGTTTTATCAATAATAGATTCTGTAATGATTACCAAAAATGATAGTACTGTTGCTTTAGACGAAAACATCTACAAACACATTGAAGGTTTCTTAAAAAGTACAGAGTTAGACGTATCCCTCAACCCAGAGGTAGTTGACTTAAACCCATTAAGTAAATTACGTAACCTAGAAGATTTAAACATTTCTGGCACAGGTGTTAACGACCTCTCTCCTATACGTACTTTGACAAACCTTAAAGTATTACGTTGTGAAATGACGGGTATTAATTCTTTAGATCCTCTGTTATATTGTACAAATATGCAGATGTTGATGATCAACGATACTCAGATTGAAGATTTAAGTATTCTTGAAAACTTTGCTGAATTAGAAGAGTTGTATTGCTTTAATACTACTGTTAGTGATATTTCATCTTTAGATGATCTAGAAAATTTAAAAGTTATTTGGGCTAATGATACTCAAATTGAAGTAATTGATGCACTTAATAATGCTAAAAAATTACGCTCTTTAGATTTATCAAATACTAAAATAAGTTCTTTAGATGCTTTATCAGGATTAAGTGAATTAGAACAACTTACTATTGATAATACATCAATTGAAGACCTTTCTCCATTATCAACAACAGCAAGCCTGAAGACTCTTTCTGCAGATAATACGCAAATCAATAAACTTTCTGCTTTAATTAAACTAGAAAATCTAGAAAGAGTTTATTGCGATAATACTGGTATTAATACGAGTATTGCACAAGCATTCATGCGTAAAAAACCATCTACTTTGGTTATCTATGGCTCTGAACAGCTACAAACTTGGTGGGAAGGCTTATCTCAACAATGGAAAGATATTTTACTTGAAGCTGCACAACTTACTGGATCGCCAGACAAAGAGCAACTACAACAAATTGCCAATATTAAGCAGATTGATATACACACATCAAATGGTATCCAATCTTTAGAACCCTTAAGTTTTTTAGTAAACTTAGAAAAATTAAATGCTGCTAATACCGGTATCACATCACTTGAGCCTCTTAAAAACTGTCCTAATTTATCAACATTAAATGTACAAGGAACAAACATTTCTAATATTGATGTTCTTGGGGTATTAAAAGCACTAAGGAAGGTAAATTTAAACGGTACAAAAGTATCGGATCTCTCTGCATTGAGTACGTCTACAACACTTACTAAAATAGATATTTCGAATTCACTCGTAAGTTCTATTACTCCACTACAAAATATCACTTCTATAAAAACAATAGAAGCAGATAATACTAAATGTAGTGAAGCAGGAATTATCCAATTCTCTAGAAAGTCTAACGCACTTATCATCTTTAGAACGGATAAATTAACAGCTTGGTGGAATGGATTAAATAGTGACTGGAAAACAATTTTTGATGCTCAAGTTAAAGGTGATACACCAACTAAATTTGAGTTACATCAGATTAATACGATAACTGAAAT
This region includes:
- a CDS encoding aspartate kinase; protein product: MITIAEAVEEIVRKSPFLEEAIVDGIVNYTGLARQIMPEVEDKLMKDVQIGGVVMAIQRLRPKLSKLDIEHEVLNYLKKMGEIIVRSDLVDYTFKNSPTLLGKQQELLKVIQGEKDVFQASSKGVYETNLVTSKKMMDQLISIFAGEDIISKKENLASLTMRLPQDNTSVPGIYYYLLKKIAWEGINIVEVISTTNEFTLILAKKDVNRTFGLLHNLVND
- a CDS encoding voltage-gated chloride channel family protein — its product is MAFLGYTNDDLPKWVKKTEQFPVILYILKWVLIGTLVGGLTGIGSALFLKGLSWATDWRQMHLWIIYLLPIGGFLIGASYYYFGQDVVKGNNQLLEEITRPKKIIPLKMAPLVTIATIATHLFGGSAGREGTAVQMGGSIADQFTKIFKLDKYDRKILIISGIAAGFSSVFGTPLAGAIFGLEVYVIGRMRYEAIFPSFFTAIVANYATHNLGHVIGIHHTVYEIPIIPDMTLTNLALCVIAGVAFGLTGMLFSKANHFWGNLFKSNIKYAPFRPMIGGVVLALGIMAINYNHGLDYASYDMKYFGLGVPTIVESFGTQMNWYDFLVKTLTTSFTLGAGFKGGEVTPLFYIGSTLGSYLSTHISLPVALLAGMGFVGVFSGATNTPMACTMMGIELFGAPAAVFIAVSCITAYMFSGHTSIYSSQIVGSPKHINNDSEKGNTLSEIDVIRAAEKEHIKNREESDEE
- a CDS encoding bifunctional methionine sulfoxide reductase B/A protein; its protein translation is MKKLTPFEEWVIINKGTERPFTGKYNRHDEPGTYVCKKCSSPLYKSEDKFESGCGWPSFDDEVDGAIKRVTDLDGQRTEILCSSCDAHLGHVFENENLTQKNVRHCVNSISLDFKGIKAVSPKVAIFASGCFWGTQYYFLRTKGVMSSTVGYIGGTKDNPTYEEICSGETGHAEAVKIVYDSDRIGYDYLAKLFFETHDPTQINKQGPDIGTQYRSEIFYFDDDQKEKAQILIAQLKAQGLAVATTLTDASELTFWEAEDYHQDYYEKTAGKPYCHIYTKRF
- the dapA gene encoding 4-hydroxy-tetrahydrodipicolinate synthase, encoding MEAFIGQGIALVTPFTTEGTIDFPALKRLLQHTKDVDYWVVNGTTAESATLTKNEKLQVLKFVQENNPTKRPIMFGVGSNNTAEVIEQLTTWDLTGVDAILSVCPYYVKPSQKGIIAHYSAIADASPLPILLYNVPSRTAVNMSVDTIVTLSEHKNIFGVKDAGGDLTQAMRVISHTPDEFLYISGDDALTVPIISIGGNGVISVLGNAVPQEFGSTVTNALNGDIKAATMQMSELLDFTDALFEEGNPVGVKAALEIAGICGKGVRLPLVEGSELLCSKLSSMYEKIKISSRKSVFVSNFDARHAI
- a CDS encoding ABC transporter permease, whose protein sequence is MRFQFILKHSVRDLKKSISKIIPFILSIVVGVASLVAMTTFSENVNQDLNKQAKELLGADLELRSSHELQDSVLNLFSHQQSKLVKQFNFASMAFSKSTEKSRLVDLRALELGFPYYGQLEVYPKPSWSKWKNQEKVVFVDSVVLYQLEAAIGDSLRFGAANFEIAGTIKKGIGQSAVMAATVPIVYFPFKYLEDTKLIQKGSRVNYRYFYAFNDTLNVQNLVDKNQEIIDEKGIRVATIENNTARIGRFFNDIDAFLKLITFISLLLGCIGVSSGIFIYIKGKLKSVAIYRCLGATTNETFLIYFLQVLFLGLVGGVIGAFIGAFAQLVFPLLFSDLLMVSISNNFSVTAIVFGIFLSLFVSVLFGWYPLLQVLGVSPIYVLRSISSLDIKSNKLIKALLIISVSLFVILFSYWLLGDFKKSLFFFLSIFCVIIVLTLLALLLIKVVKTIDLSGYSFSLKYGVSQLFRPNNQTLLLGVTIGLGVFLIICLVSIRSILIEKVTDVGGEGDANLVLYDVQKSQVSSLKNLLEKENIQIEQNAPIVTMSLKTVNGKTKKQAMLDSTIQLKRYVFDREYRVTYRSSLKENEKTIEGEWQGNSSINEMIPISVSDNYLKSSGLAFGDTVIFNVQGFNLTTKITHVRAVDFARMEANFVVLFPAGVLEAAPSFHVLAIKVRGKDNIASIQSKVVAKYPNVSSIDLGLIFESLNDILDQVSFVFKWLGGICIFTGFLVLWSSMSIGKFQRKKEAGVLRALGAKRKHLVRITFIEYFSIGTLSTLTGLLLGWLGSWALAYFVFDIPFFIAIKESFVLSIIIIGMTVSIGVLFMRSLSKVPAITVLKEE